The following proteins are co-located in the Sphaerochaeta sp. genome:
- a CDS encoding DTW domain-containing protein produces the protein MSELCYRCFKPKSACLCPYIKEADTGVKFLILMHPKEAYHQRTGTGRLAALCLKDSEIQIGVDFTHDAKVNALLSDPQYEPYLLFPSPQAKNARTVEIPPGKQLLVVVLDGTWPCARKMLRMSANLQALPTLSFVGTYRSAFTFKREPSEECLSTIESCHYLVKELQTEGKAKICDVSSMLTVFQKMVAHQIVSEHQRKEAEANGVEDSFHHRGRS, from the coding sequence ATGAGTGAACTCTGTTATCGTTGCTTCAAACCAAAGAGCGCCTGTCTCTGTCCGTACATCAAGGAAGCGGACACCGGGGTGAAGTTTCTCATTTTGATGCATCCCAAGGAAGCGTACCACCAGCGGACCGGCACCGGCCGCCTCGCCGCGCTGTGCCTGAAGGACAGTGAGATCCAGATCGGCGTGGATTTTACCCATGATGCGAAGGTCAACGCGTTGCTTTCCGACCCGCAGTACGAGCCGTACCTGCTGTTCCCTTCCCCCCAGGCGAAGAATGCCCGTACGGTGGAGATTCCACCGGGAAAACAGCTCCTCGTCGTCGTGCTGGACGGCACCTGGCCCTGCGCCCGGAAGATGCTCCGCATGAGCGCAAACCTCCAGGCTCTCCCCACCCTTTCGTTTGTCGGAACGTACCGCTCCGCCTTCACGTTCAAAAGGGAACCGAGTGAGGAATGTCTGTCCACCATCGAGTCCTGCCACTACCTGGTCAAGGAACTCCAAACGGAAGGAAAAGCAAAGATCTGTGATGTCTCGTCGATGCTCACCGTTTTCCAGAAAATGGTGGCGCACCAGATCGTGTCGGAACACCAGCGAAAGGAAGCCGAAGCGAACGGGGTGGAAGATTCATTCCACCACCGTGGTCGTTCATGA
- a CDS encoding RecX family transcriptional regulator yields the protein MAYAVIKRGSSGNGWFAIAKEDPPFHISARQLSAWHLSEGQELDERQYQEIKRLKRRDDCQEKALSLLSMREHTTKELKEKLQARGFFGEDIDPVISQLKEEGSLDEARYAESMIRSRQRRNPEGKPLLVQRLVAKGISRDEAARAVDAAFAEQGEAFLSQAVAMARRTTSDQQKLVAKLLRKGFSWSEIKQALS from the coding sequence GTGGCGTACGCGGTCATCAAGCGAGGATCTTCCGGCAATGGATGGTTTGCCATTGCCAAGGAGGATCCTCCTTTTCATATCTCGGCACGACAGCTTTCCGCCTGGCACCTGTCCGAGGGACAGGAACTGGATGAGAGGCAGTATCAGGAGATCAAGCGCCTGAAGCGGCGTGACGATTGCCAGGAGAAGGCGCTCTCCCTCCTCTCCATGCGGGAACACACCACCAAGGAACTGAAGGAAAAACTCCAGGCCCGTGGGTTCTTCGGCGAGGATATCGATCCCGTCATTTCCCAACTGAAGGAAGAAGGCTCGTTGGATGAGGCGCGCTACGCCGAGTCGATGATCCGTTCCCGTCAACGGAGGAATCCGGAAGGAAAGCCGCTGTTGGTCCAGCGTCTGGTGGCCAAGGGAATTTCCCGGGACGAAGCGGCCAGAGCGGTGGATGCCGCGTTCGCCGAACAGGGTGAGGCATTCCTTTCCCAGGCGGTCGCAATGGCCCGTCGCACCACCAGCGATCAACAGAAGCTGGTGGCAAAACTGCTACGCAAGGGCTTTTCCTGGAGCGAGATCAAACAGGCGCTGTCATGA
- the rpsI gene encoding 30S ribosomal protein S9, which produces MATTKKEEKKVVEDLGRGVGRRKTAVARVYLREGDGKITVNGRGVDEYFGNELLTFMVKQPLEATDNLTKFNILINVVGGGPAGQAGACRMGIARALLQQDEASKAALRAGGFLTRDSRMVERKKYGQKGARRRFQFSKR; this is translated from the coding sequence ATGGCTACAACGAAGAAAGAAGAAAAGAAAGTCGTCGAGGATCTCGGCCGTGGTGTCGGGAGACGCAAGACCGCTGTTGCCCGTGTCTACCTTCGCGAAGGTGACGGGAAGATCACGGTGAACGGCCGTGGCGTTGACGAGTATTTCGGCAATGAGTTGCTGACCTTCATGGTGAAGCAGCCCCTTGAAGCCACGGACAATCTGACCAAGTTCAACATCCTGATCAATGTGGTCGGTGGTGGCCCCGCCGGACAGGCTGGTGCCTGCCGCATGGGCATCGCCCGCGCGTTGCTCCAGCAGGATGAAGCCTCCAAGGCTGCGCTCCGCGCTGGTGGATTCCTTACGCGGGACTCCCGTATGGTCGAACGCAAGAAGTACGGCCAGAAAGGCGCTCGCCGCCGGTTCCAGTTCAGCAAGCGTTAA
- the rplM gene encoding 50S ribosomal protein L13, with protein MDTIFLKPSQFTRKWYLIDAEGKELGKVAVLAASLVRGKHKPEYVPHQEIGDYVIIINAEKAVLSGNKAHDKMYYRHSQYIGGLRAENYITTLKRNPVYPMEVAVKGMLSNNRLGRRLMKNVHVYAGPNHPHMAQKPEVIEVK; from the coding sequence ATGGACACTATTTTTTTGAAGCCGTCACAGTTTACCCGCAAGTGGTATCTGATCGACGCTGAGGGAAAGGAACTCGGAAAAGTCGCGGTTTTGGCCGCCAGTCTTGTCCGCGGCAAACACAAGCCGGAGTATGTTCCTCATCAGGAGATCGGTGACTACGTCATCATCATCAACGCGGAGAAGGCCGTTTTGAGCGGCAACAAGGCGCACGACAAGATGTATTACCGGCATTCACAGTACATCGGTGGCCTGCGGGCGGAGAACTACATCACCACCTTGAAGCGCAATCCTGTGTATCCTATGGAAGTGGCTGTCAAAGGCATGCTTTCCAACAACAGGCTTGGACGTCGTCTGATGAAAAACGTCCACGTCTATGCGGGACCGAATCATCCGCACATGGCTCAGAAACCTGAAGTCATCGAAGTGAAGTAG
- a CDS encoding ATP-dependent helicase gives MMDELLDRLNPQQREAVEENSVPLLVLAGAGSGKTRVITTKIAYAVSVLGIPPRQILAVTFTNKAANEMKERAVSMLPDRPDMKECVIRTFHSFGAWVLRMFSDKAGLSPNFTIYDDDASLEVLRKAYSGYDVKVLRGYAKKISLLKDRGVDPTVIQKGPDQLLWEMYRRYQETLRQTGCVDFADLILRTTELLDDPDVAHWAHNRFRMILVDEYQDTNVMQFRLLQKLAGPQAILCVVGDDDQSIYRFRGAEVGNIDSFRKAYPATRVIKLEQNYRSTPSILNVANSVILHNHKGGDLKKLWTENNDGPKPKLFFLHDEQAEASLVARMIKSQGDYDHTAVLFRTNAQSGLFEQEFVKPGYTIPYKVVGALKFYDREQVKDGLSLMYLLCNPKDVVSFRRMVNKPARGIGKTALAAIEATAEAADNDYIQALKTAPLSGKAKEGALRFFDLLSECGALLDQAKLSDALQKLFSQSGVIALYTELDKKEGREREGGGRVADFDTLVTQASQYGEDRSALSAFLETLALDTTTIGYLDPADKPGVTLITMHNTKGLEYDNVYVVGLEEGLFPSSMSIDEDPSCEEERRIFYVAVTRAKRQLVLTSCRQRRLYGQTRYNQPSRFLGEITDGLVETHDEDVWAPASGWNGMGSLEERRSHRPTTGDGTRPRRSGVFATSGSSLLHKGFGSEAKPFTYTVTHTEATDGGIFQRGERVLSESYGPGYIQEVKKSGGPEVIVVHFDSGKTATFISKYAKLEKISD, from the coding sequence ATGATGGATGAGCTGTTGGACCGTCTGAACCCCCAGCAACGGGAAGCGGTGGAGGAAAACTCCGTTCCGCTTCTCGTCCTGGCAGGTGCAGGTTCGGGCAAGACGCGGGTCATCACGACGAAGATCGCCTACGCCGTCTCCGTCCTGGGCATTCCGCCCCGCCAGATTCTTGCGGTCACCTTCACCAACAAGGCGGCCAACGAGATGAAGGAACGGGCCGTCTCCATGCTGCCCGACCGGCCTGATATGAAGGAGTGCGTCATCCGGACGTTCCACAGCTTCGGCGCGTGGGTGCTGAGGATGTTCTCCGACAAGGCGGGATTGTCCCCGAACTTCACCATCTACGACGATGACGCGTCACTGGAAGTGCTGCGCAAGGCGTACAGCGGTTATGACGTCAAGGTGCTCCGTGGCTACGCCAAGAAGATCAGCCTGCTGAAGGACCGCGGGGTGGACCCGACGGTGATCCAGAAGGGGCCGGACCAGCTCCTGTGGGAGATGTACCGCAGGTACCAGGAGACGCTGAGGCAGACGGGATGCGTCGATTTCGCCGATCTGATCCTCCGGACTACGGAACTTCTGGATGACCCGGATGTGGCGCATTGGGCCCACAACCGGTTCCGAATGATTCTGGTGGATGAGTACCAGGATACCAACGTGATGCAGTTCCGCCTGCTCCAGAAGCTGGCCGGCCCCCAGGCGATCCTCTGCGTCGTCGGGGATGACGACCAGAGCATCTACCGGTTCCGGGGCGCCGAGGTGGGCAACATCGACAGTTTCCGCAAGGCGTATCCGGCTACCCGGGTGATCAAGTTGGAACAGAACTACCGCAGCACTCCCAGCATCCTCAACGTGGCAAACAGCGTCATCCTCCACAACCACAAGGGCGGCGACCTGAAGAAACTGTGGACGGAGAACAACGACGGACCCAAACCGAAACTGTTCTTTCTGCATGACGAGCAGGCCGAGGCGTCGCTGGTCGCGCGGATGATCAAATCCCAGGGGGACTATGACCACACGGCGGTACTGTTCCGCACTAACGCCCAGAGCGGTCTGTTTGAGCAGGAATTCGTCAAGCCGGGGTACACCATCCCGTACAAGGTGGTCGGTGCGCTGAAGTTCTACGATCGTGAACAGGTCAAGGATGGTCTGTCATTGATGTACCTTCTGTGCAATCCCAAGGACGTGGTCAGTTTCCGCCGGATGGTCAACAAGCCTGCCCGTGGCATCGGAAAGACGGCGCTTGCCGCCATCGAGGCGACGGCGGAGGCGGCGGACAACGATTACATCCAGGCGCTGAAGACGGCGCCGCTGTCAGGAAAGGCGAAGGAAGGCGCGCTGCGCTTCTTTGATCTCCTCTCTGAATGCGGGGCGTTGCTCGACCAGGCGAAGTTGTCCGACGCCCTGCAGAAGCTGTTCTCCCAGAGTGGCGTGATCGCCCTGTACACCGAACTGGACAAGAAGGAAGGGCGTGAGCGGGAAGGGGGCGGCAGAGTGGCTGATTTCGATACGCTGGTCACCCAGGCGTCCCAGTACGGGGAGGACCGCTCTGCGCTTTCCGCGTTCCTGGAGACGTTGGCGCTGGACACGACGACCATCGGATACCTGGATCCGGCGGACAAACCGGGCGTCACGTTGATCACCATGCACAACACCAAAGGTTTGGAGTACGACAACGTCTACGTGGTTGGTCTGGAAGAAGGGTTGTTCCCCAGCTCGATGTCCATCGACGAGGATCCGTCCTGTGAGGAAGAACGGCGGATTTTCTACGTGGCCGTCACCCGTGCCAAGCGCCAGCTGGTGCTTACCAGTTGCCGGCAGCGCCGCTTGTACGGACAGACACGGTACAACCAGCCAAGCAGGTTCCTTGGGGAGATCACCGACGGGTTGGTGGAAACGCACGATGAAGACGTGTGGGCCCCAGCTTCCGGATGGAACGGCATGGGTTCGCTGGAGGAGCGCAGGAGCCATCGCCCCACCACCGGCGACGGAACCCGGCCACGGCGCAGCGGTGTGTTCGCCACCTCCGGTTCCTCGTTGCTGCACAAAGGATTCGGATCGGAAGCCAAGCCGTTCACCTATACCGTCACCCATACGGAGGCGACGGACGGGGGGATTTTCCAGCGGGGAGAGCGGGTGCTCAGCGAGTCGTATGGCCCGGGGTACATCCAGGAGGTCAAGAAGAGCGGAGGCCCCGAGGTGATCGTCGTCCATTTTGATTCTGGGAAAACGGCGACGTTCATCAGCAAGTACGCCAAACTGGAGAAAATCAGCGACTGA
- a CDS encoding MiaB/RimO family radical SAM methylthiotransferase, whose protein sequence is MAKKVYVENLGCAKNQVDAEVMLKRLADDGFERTEDAAEADLIIVNTCGFIEKAREESVSTFFSLRKLNPTAKVIVGGCLAQRYSDELYKDLPEASAIFGNRDLSRISEVARKVLDGKRALVVPAYPDPDKETYQRGQLLGYPGSAYLKISEGCNHWCSYCAIPLIRGPLRSRPLSSVQDEMEDLVSHGVKEINLIAQDLAAYGKDWDGQSHFRELLDGLMDVPGSWRMRMLYIHPDFFPDWLPSYVKEHDRLLPYFDLPAQHADKEVLAAMGRTGDPQRYLDLVRHIRDILPDAVIRTTLMVGFPRRGRQSVRHASPVRHRRPVRLDGGVRLQQGGRDQSVPDAQRKGT, encoded by the coding sequence ATGGCGAAAAAAGTGTATGTGGAGAACCTGGGGTGCGCAAAGAACCAGGTGGACGCGGAAGTGATGCTCAAGCGGCTGGCCGATGACGGATTCGAACGCACCGAGGATGCCGCAGAGGCGGATCTGATCATCGTCAACACCTGCGGGTTCATCGAGAAAGCCAGGGAGGAGAGCGTTTCCACGTTCTTTTCACTGCGCAAGCTCAATCCGACGGCGAAAGTCATCGTCGGCGGATGTCTGGCCCAGCGGTACAGCGATGAGTTGTACAAGGACCTTCCCGAGGCGTCCGCCATCTTCGGCAACCGGGATCTGTCCCGGATCTCCGAGGTCGCCCGAAAGGTGCTGGACGGCAAACGGGCTCTGGTCGTTCCCGCCTATCCGGATCCTGACAAGGAAACCTACCAGCGGGGGCAGCTGCTTGGCTACCCCGGCTCCGCGTATCTGAAGATCAGCGAGGGATGCAACCACTGGTGCAGCTACTGCGCCATCCCGTTGATCCGTGGTCCGCTCCGTTCCCGGCCGCTTTCCAGCGTTCAGGACGAGATGGAGGATCTGGTCTCCCACGGCGTCAAGGAGATCAATCTGATCGCCCAGGATCTGGCCGCCTACGGAAAGGACTGGGACGGGCAGAGCCATTTCCGGGAGTTGCTGGACGGTTTGATGGACGTCCCCGGATCCTGGCGGATGCGGATGCTGTACATCCATCCCGATTTCTTCCCCGACTGGCTTCCTTCCTATGTGAAGGAGCATGACAGGCTGCTTCCTTATTTCGATCTCCCCGCCCAGCACGCCGACAAGGAGGTTCTGGCCGCCATGGGGCGCACCGGGGACCCCCAGCGGTATCTGGACCTGGTCCGGCATATCCGGGACATTTTGCCTGACGCGGTGATCCGCACCACCTTGATGGTCGGCTTTCCCCGGAGAGGACGCCAAAGCGTTCGCCACGCTTCGCCAGTTCGTCATCGACGCCCAGTTCGATTGGATGGGGGCGTTCGTCTACAGCAGGGAGGAAGGGACCAAAGCGTACCGGATGCGCAGCGAAAAGGAACATGA